From Brassica oleracea var. oleracea cultivar TO1000 chromosome C3, BOL, whole genome shotgun sequence, a single genomic window includes:
- the LOC106330842 gene encoding glutathione S-transferase T3-like, which yields MDPFSQNSPEFVNLLASQSSQTIDLESPEIPRFSSQSSEDPKPVEKRKWTPKEDIILISAWLNTSKDPIVSNEQKTGAFWKRIEEYFNSSPQLSGLPPRERGGRGNEQVCKFVGCYEAAVKEKASG from the exons ATGGATCCTTTTTCCCAGAACTCTCCCGAGTTTGTTAACCTATTAGCTTCACAGAGCAGTCAAACAATAGACTTAGAGTCTCCTGAGATTCCTAGGTTTAGTAGCCAGAGCTCTGAAGATCCTAAACCAGTGGAAAAGAGAAAGTGGACACCGAAAGAAGACATTATCCTCATCAGTGCTTGGTTGAATACCAGCAAGGATCCCATAGTGAGTAATGAACAGAAGACAGGAGCGTTTTGGAAGAGGATAGAGGAGTATTTCAATTCAAGCCCTCAGCTCAGTGGTTTACCTCCTAGAGAG AGGGGGGGAAGAGGGAATGAGCAGGTGTGCAAGTTTGTGGGTTGCTATGAGGCGGCTGTCAAAGAGAAAGCTAGTGGCTAA